A region from the Arachis ipaensis cultivar K30076 chromosome B01, Araip1.1, whole genome shotgun sequence genome encodes:
- the LOC107615380 gene encoding uncharacterized methyltransferase At2g41040, chloroplastic-like, producing the protein MDTVYTMEIEKDYFACPICYEPLIRKGPSGLNLSAIYRSGFKCKRCRKSFSSKDKYLDLTVTSGLLDYTENQPYLTELFRSPFVSFLYERGWRQNFNLGGFPGPEEEFKMAQDYFQSAKGGCIVDVSCGTGLISRKFAKSGSYSGVVALDFSENMLRQCYDFINKDDILLKANLALVRADVCRLPFSSGSVDAVHAGAALHCWPSPSNSVAEISRILRSGGIFVGTTFLRYSSTTPLIVRLFRESFSRTHKFLTEQEIEGLCMSCGLINYTSKVHQSFIIFSAQKP; encoded by the exons ATGGACACGGTATATACTATG GAAATAGAAAAGGACTATTTTGCATGCCCAATATGTTATGAACCACTCATAAGAAAAGGTCCCTCTGGCCTTAACTT ATCAGCAATATACAGATCAGGTTTCAAGTGTAAAAGATGCAGAAAATCATTCTCTAGTAAAGATAAGTATCTTGATTTGACGGTTACTTCTGGATTATTGGACTACACTGAAAACCAACCATATCTCACTGAGCTTTTCAG GAGTCCATTTGTTTCATTTTTGTACGAAAGAGGTTGGCGTCAGAATTTCAATCTAGGAGGCTTTCCAGGTCCTGAAGAAGAG TTCAAAATGGCTCAAGACTACTTTCAATCTGCTAAAGGTGGCTGCATCGTCGATGTTAGCTGTGGAACTGGCTTGATTTCGCGAAAATTCGCCAAGTCTGGATCATATTCTGGAGTGGTGGCGCTGGATTTTTCTGAAAACATGCTTCGCCAGTGTTATGATTTCATCAACAAAGATGACATTCTTTTGAAAGC TAATCTTGCTCTTGTAAGAGCAGATGTTTGTAGGCTTCCTTTCTCATCTGGTTCTGTTGATGCCGTCCACGCCGGCGCCGCCTTGCATTGTTGGCCATCTCCCTCCAATTCT GTCGCTGAAATTAGCCGGATTCTAAGAAGTGGTGGAATCTTTGTTGGAACCACTTTTCTCCGTTACTCTTCTACAACCCCATTAATTGTGCGCTTATTCAGAGAG AGTTTTTCAAGGACACATAAATTCTTAACAGAGCAAGAAATTGAAGGGCTTTGCATGTCATGTGGTCTCATCAATTACACAAGCAAAGTTCATCAGTCCTTTATCATCTTCTCTGCTCAGAAGCCTTAG